In one window of Desulforhabdus amnigena DNA:
- a CDS encoding ComF family protein: MAPPVELKSSVLRPKWSFEKALRHLKGLGRSFLDLCFPIPCAGCGRKWLLHHEGFWCESCLEKIPWISSPICPQCGRPFPKSPSSPDHLCGDCLLSTFSFDYARSAVQHAGIVREHIHELKFGGHLHWVPALAELLLRTIEREQAPRAQIIVPVPLHVKRVRERGFNQAALIAGVMARRLGVPVRFDVLVRRFWTAPQTRLNRSQRLENVKGAFQVSLSSEIRGRIVLMIDDVFTTGTTLNECAKVLKESGAAEIHALTVSRALPDWKKSYDDSSSFMDDAL, encoded by the coding sequence ATGGCACCGCCGGTGGAACTGAAATCGTCGGTACTCCGTCCAAAATGGAGCTTCGAAAAGGCGTTGAGACACCTCAAAGGGCTGGGAAGGTCCTTTCTGGATCTTTGCTTTCCAATTCCTTGTGCCGGGTGCGGGAGAAAGTGGCTTCTACATCATGAGGGATTCTGGTGTGAATCCTGCCTGGAAAAAATCCCCTGGATCTCGTCCCCCATCTGCCCGCAATGCGGCCGGCCTTTTCCCAAAAGCCCTTCCTCTCCCGATCACCTCTGCGGGGATTGCCTTCTGTCCACTTTTTCCTTCGACTATGCCCGCTCGGCGGTTCAACACGCGGGGATCGTTCGGGAACACATCCATGAACTGAAATTCGGAGGGCATCTGCACTGGGTTCCCGCACTTGCCGAGCTTCTGCTCAGGACCATCGAACGGGAACAGGCGCCTCGAGCTCAGATCATCGTGCCGGTTCCCCTGCATGTCAAACGGGTACGTGAGCGAGGGTTCAATCAGGCAGCGCTCATTGCCGGCGTGATGGCCCGACGTCTTGGTGTGCCTGTCCGTTTCGACGTTCTGGTCCGCAGATTTTGGACGGCACCTCAGACTCGGTTGAACCGCAGCCAAAGGCTGGAGAATGTCAAAGGGGCTTTTCAAGTTTCCCTGTCCTCGGAAATAAGGGGACGAATCGTCTTGATGATCGACGATGTTTTCACCACGGGCACCACTCTCAATGAATGTGCCAAGGTTCTCAAAGAGAGTGGAGCCGCTGAAATTCATGCGCTGACCGTCTCCAGGGCCCTGCCCGACTGGAAAAAGAGTTATGACGATTCGTCGAGTTTCATGGATGACGCCCTTTGA
- a CDS encoding YbjQ family protein: protein MFDLIIFLSLVALGYFVGSQIEKRHYRSINEREMMLLYLPAVTMKHVDDPSRRVQAAELVCGSAVISVDYFKRILAGLRNIFGGTVRSYESLIDRARREAMLRMKEAATGATVIINVRIETSTIGRNAGKGVGCVEAFAYGTAVKLE from the coding sequence ATGTTCGATCTTATAATCTTTTTGTCTCTGGTTGCGCTGGGTTATTTTGTCGGGAGCCAGATTGAGAAGCGACATTACCGTTCCATCAACGAAAGGGAAATGATGCTTCTTTACCTGCCGGCGGTGACTATGAAACATGTGGATGATCCATCAAGGCGGGTGCAGGCTGCTGAACTGGTTTGCGGTAGTGCCGTGATTTCCGTGGATTACTTCAAAAGAATACTCGCCGGGCTTCGCAACATATTCGGAGGAACAGTCCGTTCTTATGAGAGTCTCATCGATCGTGCCCGCAGAGAGGCTATGCTGCGAATGAAAGAGGCGGCAACAGGGGCAACCGTCATCATCAACGTACGCATCGAAACATCGACAATTGGCCGCAATGCAGGCAAAGGAGTGGGGTGCGTTGAAGCTTTTGCCTATGGGACGGCCGTGAAATTGGAGTAG
- the secD gene encoding protein translocase subunit SecD encodes MKNLQWRTLMVVAILIAGIVYLVPTLSSSLPSWWTKIFPTEKIHLGLDLQGGMHLVLEVESDKAVESTLERLAEDLKETLREQHVAFTQITRAKDLNIEIQLPGVDQQNQLKDILDKDFPTLEWKSGETGAEGMKVTLAMKPTEVERTKKMAVAQGLETIRNRIDQFGVSEPDIRPEGEDRILIQLPGVKEPQRAVALIGKTALLEFKLVAEGVTPQDIKDGKIPAGVKVYTMKREDKTTGQTYQSQIALKDRTLMTGEYITNAQVQIDTQYNTPYVSLTFDQQGGRIFERVTEANVKKQLAIVLDGVVYSAPVIQEKISGGRASITGSFSMEEARDLAIVLRAGALPAPVKILEQRTVGPALGKDSIQKGLLACLVGGISIIFFMVIYYKLSGVVADVALVMNIILILAGLAAFGATLTLPGIAGIALTIGMAVDANVLIYERIREEMRLGKTPRAALDAGYSKATVTIIDANITTLIAALVLFQFGTGPIRGFAVTLSIGLVANLFTAIVVTRIIFDYLLSERRMRTLSI; translated from the coding sequence TTGAAAAATCTTCAATGGCGTACACTGATGGTAGTTGCGATCCTGATCGCAGGGATCGTTTATCTGGTGCCAACCTTGAGCTCGTCTTTACCTTCATGGTGGACCAAGATCTTTCCCACGGAAAAAATCCATCTCGGTCTCGACCTCCAGGGCGGTATGCATCTGGTGCTGGAGGTCGAGTCGGATAAGGCGGTGGAGAGTACGCTGGAGCGTCTCGCTGAAGACCTCAAAGAGACTCTCCGTGAACAGCATGTTGCCTTCACTCAGATTACCAGGGCAAAGGATCTGAACATTGAAATCCAATTGCCTGGTGTTGACCAGCAGAATCAGCTCAAGGATATCCTGGATAAAGACTTTCCCACCCTGGAATGGAAAAGTGGAGAAACCGGCGCTGAGGGCATGAAAGTGACTTTGGCCATGAAGCCGACTGAAGTGGAGCGTACCAAAAAGATGGCGGTCGCTCAGGGTTTGGAAACGATCCGGAACCGTATCGATCAATTTGGCGTGAGTGAACCCGATATTCGCCCTGAAGGGGAAGATCGAATTCTCATCCAGCTTCCCGGTGTGAAAGAGCCTCAGCGTGCGGTCGCTCTCATCGGTAAAACGGCGCTGTTGGAATTCAAACTGGTGGCGGAAGGTGTGACGCCGCAGGATATAAAGGACGGCAAGATTCCAGCCGGAGTAAAAGTCTACACCATGAAGCGTGAAGACAAGACGACCGGGCAGACCTATCAGAGTCAGATCGCCCTGAAAGACCGCACCCTCATGACGGGCGAATACATCACCAATGCTCAGGTCCAGATCGATACTCAATACAATACGCCTTACGTTTCTCTGACTTTCGATCAGCAGGGAGGACGGATCTTCGAACGTGTCACCGAAGCCAATGTGAAAAAGCAGCTTGCCATCGTACTGGACGGTGTCGTTTACTCCGCTCCCGTCATTCAGGAAAAGATCAGCGGGGGACGCGCCAGTATCACCGGGTCCTTTTCCATGGAAGAGGCCCGGGACCTGGCCATTGTGCTGCGAGCCGGCGCGCTGCCCGCGCCCGTTAAAATTCTAGAGCAGCGGACGGTGGGTCCCGCTCTTGGAAAAGACTCCATTCAGAAAGGGTTGCTTGCCTGCTTGGTGGGGGGTATTTCCATCATCTTTTTCATGGTCATTTATTACAAGCTGTCGGGTGTCGTGGCGGATGTGGCCCTCGTCATGAATATTATTCTGATTCTCGCCGGACTTGCCGCATTCGGAGCAACGCTGACGCTTCCGGGTATTGCAGGTATTGCTCTCACCATCGGTATGGCCGTCGATGCCAACGTGCTCATCTATGAACGCATACGCGAAGAAATGAGACTGGGCAAAACACCCCGGGCGGCCCTTGACGCCGGGTACAGCAAGGCTACGGTCACCATTATCGACGCCAATATCACGACCCTGATCGCCGCCTTGGTTCTCTTTCAGTTCGGGACCGGCCCTATCCGGGGGTTTGCGGTTACCCTCTCCATCGGTCTTGTCGCAAACTTGTTTACCGCAATCGTCGTAACACGCATTATCTTCGATTACTTGTTGAGTGAACGTCGCATGCGTACGCTGAGCATCTAG
- the prmA gene encoding 50S ribosomal protein L11 methyltransferase, translated as MEKKWICIEIFCGMDVLDDLAAELVEAFGVSVELIEKGVRFYLAGEDFQKASEEKLRSLLKIVKESHSLPMLPTYRTSLLLDDDWADRWKEHFKPLRVGKHFLICPTWEQPHAAAGDRVILIDPGRAFGTGHHETTRLCLEWLEESVHEFKNMERKSLLDVGTGSGILAMASALLGFEPVLGIDNDPEAIEVAAENLELNHLSHKIQLEVTTVADVKERYSVVISNIQSIPLIEMASAMVRRVEPSGRLVLSGILVEQKADVQAAYEQAGMKLTRSRTDGEWCLLAFE; from the coding sequence ATGGAAAAAAAGTGGATTTGTATTGAAATTTTTTGTGGGATGGATGTTTTGGATGATCTGGCCGCGGAACTGGTTGAAGCCTTTGGCGTGAGTGTGGAATTGATAGAAAAGGGAGTGCGTTTTTATCTGGCGGGGGAAGACTTTCAGAAGGCGAGTGAGGAGAAGCTTCGGAGCCTGTTGAAGATTGTAAAGGAGTCCCATTCCCTGCCTATGCTGCCGACATATCGTACTTCGTTGCTGCTTGACGACGATTGGGCGGACCGGTGGAAGGAGCATTTCAAACCGCTTCGAGTGGGAAAACATTTTCTCATCTGCCCCACATGGGAGCAGCCGCATGCAGCCGCCGGCGATCGGGTGATCCTGATAGACCCGGGACGGGCTTTTGGGACGGGACACCACGAAACGACCCGGCTCTGCCTGGAGTGGCTTGAAGAAAGCGTTCATGAATTCAAAAACATGGAAAGGAAATCGCTCCTGGATGTGGGGACGGGGTCGGGGATTCTCGCTATGGCTTCCGCTCTTCTGGGATTTGAGCCGGTGTTGGGGATCGACAATGACCCTGAGGCCATTGAAGTGGCTGCCGAAAACCTCGAGTTGAACCATCTGTCTCATAAGATTCAACTTGAGGTGACTACGGTCGCAGACGTCAAAGAACGATACAGTGTTGTCATTTCCAACATCCAATCCATTCCCTTGATTGAAATGGCTTCCGCCATGGTACGGCGGGTGGAGCCTTCCGGGCGATTGGTATTGAGCGGCATTTTGGTTGAACAAAAAGCGGATGTTCAAGCGGCCTATGAACAGGCGGGCATGAAACTCACTCGGTCCAGGACCGATGGGGAGTGGTGCCTTTTGGCCTTTGAGTGA
- a CDS encoding pyridoxal phosphate-dependent aminotransferase: MTFLRSALVASGKTYRTRGISHRVSQINISAIKEMPLIAAKVGGCVSLGQGIPSFPTPPHIVEAVCRTMKENPQSGKYTLGPGLPELREAVARHLRVQCGIEADPEREICITVGAMEALSAAILTVVERGDEVILPSPNYASHIEQVLLAEGVPVFVPLDESSWRLDVEGIRRAITPRTKAIVLCNPHNPTGANFPEEDLRKVAELAVEHDFFVISDETYDFLVYDNESHFSVTSLPELRDRLIATYSFSKKYAMTGWRVGYVYCSEGLLDQIMKVHDAMAICAPTLSQFAALAALEGPQECVSEIRTALQGRRDMVCERLDRLEDYFDYIKPRGAYYLMMRYKIPGVDSMTFALRLLHDARVITIPGAAFGPTGENLIRISFGGNEAEIHEAFDRMERWLSGHPFESP, translated from the coding sequence ATGACGTTTCTACGTTCTGCATTGGTGGCTTCCGGAAAGACATACCGGACACGCGGCATCAGTCACAGAGTCAGTCAGATCAATATATCGGCCATCAAGGAAATGCCTCTCATCGCCGCCAAGGTGGGCGGGTGCGTTTCCCTGGGACAGGGCATTCCTTCTTTCCCCACGCCGCCCCATATTGTAGAAGCTGTCTGCCGGACCATGAAAGAAAACCCTCAATCGGGCAAGTACACCCTGGGGCCCGGGTTACCGGAGCTGAGGGAGGCTGTGGCTCGGCATCTGAGAGTACAATGCGGTATCGAGGCCGACCCGGAGAGGGAAATCTGCATCACTGTCGGAGCCATGGAAGCCCTGTCCGCTGCCATTCTGACGGTCGTCGAACGTGGGGACGAAGTGATTCTTCCCTCGCCCAACTATGCGTCGCATATCGAGCAGGTTTTATTGGCTGAAGGTGTGCCGGTTTTCGTTCCTCTTGATGAATCCAGCTGGCGGTTGGACGTGGAAGGCATTCGTCGTGCGATCACTCCAAGAACGAAAGCCATTGTGCTCTGTAATCCTCACAATCCCACGGGAGCCAATTTCCCGGAGGAAGACCTTCGTAAGGTGGCAGAGCTTGCGGTGGAACACGACTTTTTCGTCATATCGGATGAAACCTATGATTTTCTGGTCTACGACAATGAATCTCATTTCAGTGTGACATCCCTGCCCGAGCTTCGGGACCGGTTGATCGCCACCTACAGTTTTTCCAAGAAATACGCCATGACGGGTTGGCGTGTGGGGTATGTTTACTGTTCGGAAGGGCTTCTGGACCAGATCATGAAAGTCCATGATGCCATGGCCATCTGCGCGCCGACCCTTTCACAATTTGCCGCCCTGGCAGCTCTTGAAGGCCCTCAGGAATGTGTGTCCGAGATACGGACCGCGCTCCAGGGCCGGCGGGATATGGTTTGTGAACGGCTCGATCGGCTGGAAGATTATTTCGATTACATCAAACCCCGAGGGGCCTATTACCTCATGATGCGTTACAAGATACCCGGAGTGGACTCCATGACCTTTGCTCTGCGACTGCTGCACGATGCCCGCGTGATTACCATTCCGGGGGCCGCCTTCGGTCCTACGGGTGAAAATCTCATTCGCATTTCGTTTGGAGGCAATGAAGCGGAGATCCATGAAGCTTTCGATCGAATGGAGCGGTGGTTGAGCGGGCATCCCTTTGAATCCCCCTGA
- a CDS encoding universal stress protein produces the protein METLPKCLLLPVDGSQESLRPAQFLADLYPQRDTIDIILCYFLPPLPPIYRQRPDSPEMYAKLKAMQTVRDKNKRSILDRAREFLISIGFSGEHIQEHVEEKALSVGRQTCILAERKKVDAVLVQKQVVRSLEDFLSSDISSALLQHCLTSPIWLIDGNVDPSRAVILLEDEHTSFRAVDHAAFMLEETDTHITLLYLAKSVKAALKCPAFSLDAEMGEWLKSSAGKDVLPIVMEAKAILKEGGVSEERLDLTVLPGRGNKASEVTSYCREAGIGIVVLGHSHPTGIWSFLKSSVTQKMLTELHDMALWINQ, from the coding sequence ATGGAAACATTGCCCAAATGTTTGCTGCTCCCCGTCGACGGCAGTCAGGAATCTCTCAGGCCCGCCCAGTTTCTGGCAGACCTCTATCCCCAACGGGATACGATCGACATCATCCTTTGCTATTTCCTGCCACCCCTTCCCCCTATTTATCGGCAAAGACCCGATTCCCCCGAGATGTATGCAAAATTGAAAGCGATGCAAACAGTGCGTGATAAAAATAAGCGGTCCATTCTGGACCGTGCCAGGGAATTTCTCATAAGCATCGGGTTTTCCGGGGAGCATATTCAGGAGCATGTCGAAGAGAAGGCCCTCAGCGTGGGCAGGCAAACCTGCATATTGGCGGAGCGCAAAAAGGTGGACGCCGTTCTTGTTCAAAAGCAAGTCGTCAGAAGTCTGGAAGATTTTCTGTCCTCAGACATTTCCTCCGCTCTGCTGCAGCATTGTCTGACGAGTCCCATATGGTTGATAGACGGCAACGTCGACCCAAGCCGGGCGGTGATACTCCTGGAAGATGAGCATACATCCTTTAGAGCCGTGGACCATGCGGCGTTCATGCTGGAGGAAACCGATACGCACATCACTCTTCTCTACCTTGCTAAATCCGTCAAGGCGGCTTTGAAATGCCCGGCTTTTTCTCTTGATGCGGAAATGGGAGAATGGCTGAAATCGAGCGCGGGAAAGGATGTATTGCCGATTGTAATGGAAGCAAAAGCAATTTTGAAAGAGGGGGGCGTTTCTGAAGAACGCCTGGATCTGACGGTGCTGCCTGGGAGGGGAAACAAAGCTTCCGAGGTCACATCTTATTGCAGGGAGGCGGGCATCGGCATTGTCGTCCTGGGCCATTCACATCCCACCGGAATATGGAGTTTTCTCAAGAGCTCGGTCACTCAAAAAATGCTGACCGAGCTCCACGATATGGCCTTATGGATCAACCAATGA
- a CDS encoding YbjQ family protein, with product MIVTNIETVPGKTIVEHFGLVSGSTIRAKHLGKDIMASLKNLVGGELKGYTKLLNESRQQALERMIEQAAQLGANAVVNVRFSTSSVAQGAAELYAYGTAVFVE from the coding sequence ATCATAGTGACGAATATCGAAACCGTTCCCGGCAAGACCATTGTGGAACACTTTGGGCTGGTTTCGGGCAGCACGATTCGAGCAAAGCACCTGGGGAAAGACATAATGGCAAGCCTGAAAAATCTGGTGGGTGGGGAGCTCAAGGGATATACAAAGTTGTTGAACGAATCCCGCCAACAAGCTCTGGAACGGATGATCGAACAGGCCGCTCAACTGGGGGCGAACGCCGTCGTGAACGTCCGGTTTTCCACTTCTTCCGTAGCTCAGGGTGCTGCCGAGTTGTACGCCTACGGGACTGCTGTATTCGTGGAATGA
- the secF gene encoding protein translocase subunit SecF, protein MEWIRPDINLNFVGNRYKAFVLSSILILLGLCALIYRGGLNLGVDFSGGTLIQVQFKKTTSPDEIRSALKDLISQSTVQQIGAAKDNEYLIRAGMMSSEVQSLSETVQSALEKAYGEGQVTVMRVEMVGPKVGHDLRQKALFAIYYALLFIAIYISGRFEFKWASSGIMVAVLIVGVYLLEALGVGVVYLIVGALLVTLVLCWFLKLPYALGAVLSLIHDVLITVGVFALTNKEFTLEVLAAILTLVGFSLNDTIIVYDRIRENYRKSRKEDFKDIINMSINQTLSRTILTSGTVLLVAGCLFVLGGTVIHDFSFALLIGIITGTYSSIYVASPLLILYEDLKKRSPAAKHAKA, encoded by the coding sequence ATGGAATGGATCAGACCCGATATCAATCTGAATTTCGTAGGAAATCGCTATAAGGCATTTGTGCTTTCCAGTATATTGATTTTACTTGGTTTGTGTGCGCTCATTTATCGAGGGGGCCTCAATCTCGGTGTGGATTTTTCCGGCGGCACCTTGATTCAGGTTCAGTTCAAGAAGACAACCAGTCCCGATGAGATCCGTTCAGCACTGAAGGACCTGATTTCTCAAAGTACTGTACAGCAGATCGGTGCTGCCAAGGACAATGAATACCTCATTCGTGCGGGGATGATGAGCTCCGAGGTTCAGAGTCTTTCCGAAACGGTCCAGTCCGCCCTGGAAAAGGCCTACGGCGAAGGGCAGGTGACTGTAATGCGTGTCGAAATGGTAGGGCCCAAGGTGGGACACGATTTGCGGCAAAAGGCCCTCTTTGCCATCTACTATGCGTTGCTTTTCATTGCCATTTACATATCCGGACGATTTGAGTTCAAATGGGCCAGCAGCGGAATCATGGTGGCCGTACTCATCGTGGGGGTCTACCTGCTGGAAGCGCTCGGCGTGGGGGTCGTTTACCTCATTGTGGGTGCCTTGCTGGTGACCCTTGTCCTCTGCTGGTTTCTCAAGTTGCCTTATGCCTTGGGAGCGGTGCTCTCCCTCATCCATGATGTACTCATTACCGTGGGGGTCTTCGCTCTGACCAACAAGGAATTTACCCTGGAAGTGCTTGCGGCCATTTTGACCCTCGTGGGTTTTTCCCTCAACGACACAATCATCGTCTACGACCGTATTCGTGAGAATTACAGGAAAAGCCGGAAAGAAGACTTCAAGGATATCATCAATATGAGTATCAACCAGACCCTGAGCCGGACCATCCTGACTTCGGGTACAGTGCTCCTCGTCGCGGGATGCCTGTTCGTACTGGGGGGTACGGTCATTCACGACTTCTCCTTCGCCCTTCTCATCGGCATCATCACGGGAACCTATTCTTCCATTTATGTGGCCAGTCCTCTGCTGATTCTGTATGAAGATCTCAAGAAGCGAAGTCCTGCGGCAAAACATGCCAAAGCATAG
- the icd gene encoding isocitrate dehydrogenase (NADP(+)): MVDQRATGTWITVEKDLSLNVPSDPNIGFIEGDGVGPDIWAASQAVMDAAVTKAYGGKRKIHWYELLAGEKAKRETGEWLPERTFEAIRQCVIAIKGPLTTPVGEGIRSLNVTLRQVLDLYACVRPVRYFSGVPSPMKDPQKVNMVVFRENTEDVYAGIEWPAGSEEAERLSAILEKEFGVKLPKNPGIGIKPMSRFGTHRLVRRAIRYALDRKLNSVTLVHKGNIMKYTEGAFRNWGYELAAAEFASETVTESELWEKYDGKNPSGRVVIKDRIADSMFQQALLRPEEYQVLATPNLNGDYLSDALAAQVGGLGMAPGANIGDGCAIFEATHGTAPKYAGMDKVNPGSLILSGVMMLEHLGWVEAAHLIEKALEKTIQSRVVTYDLARQMEGAREVKCSEFGQAIISHLGE; the protein is encoded by the coding sequence ATGGTAGATCAAAGAGCGACGGGAACATGGATAACGGTGGAAAAGGATTTGAGTCTGAACGTGCCTTCAGATCCAAATATCGGGTTCATCGAGGGCGATGGCGTAGGACCGGACATTTGGGCCGCTTCTCAAGCCGTCATGGACGCAGCCGTCACAAAAGCCTACGGTGGTAAAAGAAAAATTCACTGGTACGAGCTCCTTGCGGGCGAAAAAGCCAAACGGGAAACGGGGGAATGGCTTCCGGAAAGGACCTTTGAGGCTATCCGCCAATGCGTGATAGCCATAAAGGGGCCTTTGACGACACCGGTGGGTGAAGGCATTCGAAGTCTCAATGTGACCCTGAGGCAGGTGCTGGATCTCTATGCCTGTGTCCGTCCCGTGCGATACTTTTCGGGCGTGCCCTCCCCGATGAAGGATCCTCAGAAAGTCAATATGGTCGTGTTTCGTGAAAACACCGAAGATGTCTATGCGGGGATTGAATGGCCGGCCGGGTCTGAGGAAGCGGAACGACTGAGTGCGATCCTGGAGAAGGAATTTGGGGTCAAACTTCCCAAGAACCCGGGCATCGGAATCAAGCCCATGAGCCGTTTCGGAACTCACCGGTTGGTACGGCGGGCCATCCGCTATGCTCTCGACCGGAAGCTGAATTCCGTCACTCTGGTGCACAAGGGAAATATCATGAAGTATACCGAAGGGGCCTTCAGGAACTGGGGGTATGAACTGGCTGCGGCGGAATTTGCTTCAGAGACGGTGACGGAGTCGGAATTGTGGGAAAAATATGATGGGAAGAACCCCAGCGGTCGTGTGGTCATCAAGGACCGCATCGCCGATTCCATGTTCCAGCAGGCCTTGCTGAGACCTGAAGAATACCAGGTGCTGGCCACCCCAAATTTGAACGGCGATTACCTGTCGGATGCGCTCGCGGCGCAAGTGGGCGGCCTCGGGATGGCGCCTGGAGCAAATATCGGGGATGGATGCGCCATTTTTGAGGCGACCCACGGAACGGCTCCCAAGTATGCGGGAATGGACAAGGTGAATCCGGGCTCCCTGATTCTGTCGGGAGTCATGATGCTGGAGCACCTCGGCTGGGTGGAAGCCGCTCATTTGATTGAAAAAGCCCTGGAAAAAACGATTCAATCCAGAGTCGTGACTTATGACCTGGCGCGGCAGATGGAAGGGGCTAGGGAGGTTAAATGTTCTGAATTTGGCCAGGCGATCATCAGCCACCTGGGCGAATGA
- the yajC gene encoding preprotein translocase subunit YajC: MEWASIAYAMGVGGQGGAGGQAGGGLAAFAPLLLMVVIFYFLLIRPQQKKQKEHRNMLSNLQKGDRVLTQGGLQGTITGMTDTVVTLEIADKVRVKVQRGYIAAVLGKGETAE, encoded by the coding sequence ATGGAGTGGGCTAGTATAGCGTACGCGATGGGTGTTGGAGGGCAAGGTGGCGCAGGAGGACAGGCTGGAGGTGGTTTGGCCGCTTTTGCCCCTCTGCTTTTAATGGTTGTGATCTTCTACTTTCTCCTCATAAGACCCCAGCAGAAAAAGCAGAAGGAACACCGGAACATGCTCTCCAATTTGCAAAAAGGGGACCGGGTGCTCACCCAGGGGGGGCTCCAGGGAACGATTACGGGCATGACCGATACTGTCGTAACGTTGGAAATCGCCGATAAGGTTCGAGTGAAGGTGCAGCGGGGCTATATTGCGGCAGTACTTGGCAAAGGCGAGACTGCCGAGTAA
- the cysQ gene encoding 3'(2'),5'-bisphosphate nucleotidase CysQ, whose amino-acid sequence MIDLDFLENLARKAGESIMQVYETDFSVQQKEDKSPLTLADLRSHEVIVSGLQSHYPDIPVLSEEGRAIPYSTRRKWARFWCVDPLDGTKEFVKRDGEFTVNIALIEGTTPVLGIIYIPVAQCLYMGKMGSGCWETTKGERRKLHVQRPRTNAPVRVLMSRHHPSPHLDEILDALPAYEPIKRGSALKFCALAKGEADFYPRTGPTSEWDTAAGHAIVAAAGGVMVNLQGKPFTYNKESLTNGPFLAAPSLEWLQETGVLQRASSMKLDESS is encoded by the coding sequence GTGATCGACCTTGATTTTTTAGAAAATCTGGCCCGCAAGGCCGGCGAATCCATCATGCAAGTCTATGAGACGGACTTCAGTGTGCAGCAGAAGGAGGACAAATCCCCTCTCACTCTGGCAGACTTACGTTCCCATGAGGTGATCGTTTCAGGCCTTCAGTCCCACTACCCCGATATTCCCGTTCTTTCGGAAGAAGGCAGAGCGATCCCCTATAGTACACGAAGAAAATGGGCCCGGTTCTGGTGCGTGGATCCTCTGGACGGGACCAAGGAATTCGTCAAACGGGACGGAGAATTCACCGTCAATATCGCTTTGATAGAGGGAACGACCCCCGTGTTGGGAATCATATACATTCCCGTCGCTCAATGTCTTTACATGGGGAAGATGGGAAGCGGCTGCTGGGAAACCACAAAAGGGGAACGCAGGAAGCTGCATGTCCAACGCCCCCGCACGAACGCGCCGGTACGGGTACTCATGAGCCGCCACCATCCATCACCTCACCTGGACGAAATCCTCGATGCCCTGCCCGCTTATGAACCCATCAAGCGTGGAAGCGCCCTCAAGTTCTGTGCGCTGGCAAAGGGGGAAGCCGATTTCTATCCGCGCACCGGACCTACCTCGGAATGGGATACCGCAGCAGGGCATGCGATTGTCGCCGCAGCGGGGGGAGTGATGGTGAATCTCCAGGGAAAACCCTTCACATACAACAAGGAAAGCCTGACCAACGGCCCTTTTCTTGCCGCCCCCAGCCTGGAATGGCTCCAGGAAACAGGCGTTCTTCAAAGGGCGTCATCCATGAAACTCGACGAATCGTCATAA